The Megalobrama amblycephala isolate DHTTF-2021 linkage group LG18, ASM1881202v1, whole genome shotgun sequence genome segment CACAACTAGAAACCTTTTAAGACTGTTTAAAAAGCCACCTAACCTTTCAGTGAACTTTTTACTTACTGTGAATGTATTTGAATTCTGTATGCTGCCAAACCATACTGATAATTACCATAACCAAGGTCTGCACTGAGTAACATTTCTGGGCAGTTATTCCACAGGCTGAGGTTGTCCCAGAGAAACCAAAAAGATCTGCTCTCAACCAACTCACCAGGTTACTTCTTCGCAAATACAACTGTGGAGTTCGGCCTGTCCAGAACTGGACCAAACCAACTACCATTTACATTGACCTTATAATCCAATCTGTACTGGATGTGGTAAGTACATTATAACCTTTAAAGAGATTAAGTGTATTATTTGCTCATCGTATGATCAGTATTGTAAATACATCTTTCACGTTAAGCTTTTTATTATATGCAATGCATAGGACTGTTAGAAGATGTTGACtaaataaatgtactccacaggTGTTAAAGTCTGTTTGCTTTCCATGTcaatataataaagtaattttgCACCTGTCTTTTCACAGGATGGACAGACTCAGAAAGTTACCACCAGCATTTGGTATCGCCAAGTTAGTATCAATTAATTTGTCTAATTAGTGGTTCATAAAATACTATTTGTATTAGTCTGATGTGGATTGATTACGgtagcttttttaaaaaaaaaatgtttaagcaCTGTAACCTCTTGAAATCTAGCCATCTGACTTTAACCTGAACATATATTGTCCACATAAATGCCATGTCATACAAACAGTAATTTTTATAAAAAGAATGCAATGAATGACAAGGTTTCATAAAAGACATTTAATTTTATCTTTCTGAGACATTTCCAGCAAataaacacatacacaaatgCATGAAATCTGAACTTTTTAGAGATCTGAATCTTTCTTATGGGACCTGCTACAGTAGGTGGTAACAGTAAATCGCATTACTCTAATGTTTCAGATATGGAACGATGAGTTTCTTGTTTGGGATCCTGAAGAGTTTGATGgaatcactgaaatatcgctGTCCTCGGATGCCATCTGGGTGCCTGATGTCATTATAAGTGAATTGTATGTGCATGATAGATGTATCTCTCCTGGCCACATCACAAGCTCCTTTTGTTTTCTGGAAATGAATTTTGTCGAGTTATACGCTCATTGCATCATATGTCTTCCTCTCCCTCTCCAGCGTCGATGTTGGCAAATCCCCAGTCATcccatatgtttatgtcaactGCTCAGGAACAGTAAAAAACTACAAACCCATCCAGGTGGTCTCAGCCTGTCACCTGGAGATTTATGCCTTTCCCTTTGACAAGCAGAACTGCACTCTGACCTTTCGCAGCTGGCTCCACTCAGgtaaatgactcactcatacaCAGCTTGTGCTTTCACTCCTTTGCAAACAAGCTGGTCTCCGTATAATGAGAGTTGTTGTGATTACTGAGTGTTTTTGATCAGCCCTGGTTAGAATCTTTTAAAAGGTGCCACATTAAATAAGCTTCTCACGAACCTGCCAACATAAACACTTAATTCTGCAATAACACAATAAGTTCCTGATGTGTTTCTCCAACAGTGAGTGAAGTGGATTTAGCTCTGTGGAGGCCTGCTGAGGAAATCGCCAATGACACAAGAGAGTTCATGAATGATGGGGAATGGGAGCTGCTGTCTGTCCCTTCTCGCTACTGGACATTGAATCTAGAGGGAAGAGACTACGCGCAGATTCAGTTTAATGTGAggattaatattaaataagtaaaaatgaCATTCAATGGCAGCTTTAGATTTCAATTTTTCAGTTTCAATTAcaacattgtttcaaagcagcagaaaatctgaaaaatgtttgtaatatattaatatcTCAAAGCATTTAGATTAGAGCTGGGCAATAATAAAGTTAACATTCTGCAATGATATAAACAATCCagcagttgagatttgctatatagCGTATTTTGCTTTACATGAGTGCGACTATGAGGATACTGTAGattaatttaatacaattaattagtATAAAATTTAAATCACACAGccaggatatatatatatatgtgtgtgtgtgtgtgttttacatgAGTGTACTGTATGTACGCACTATATATATccaaatttaaagggttagttcacccaaaaatgaaatttctgtgattacttactcaccctcatgccattcaaCACCCGtaagtggttcaaccttaatgttatgaagtgacaagaattctttttgtgtgcaaaaacaaaaaaataatggctttattcaacaaattcgtctcttccctgtcattgtCATATGCTATTTACgttcagtgcttccaggttctacgtcagaacgttTTAAttgtgtgttctgaagatgttttggtcttacgggtttggaacgacatgagagtgagtaattaatgacagaaatttcatttttgggtgaactaaccctttaaatatgttGCTGTCCGATAATATAGTTTACTTTTTGGAACGATATAAGTAACCAAGCAGTTGAGATTTTTATGTCGCTTTACATGAGTGTACTGAATGTATGTGGGTAAAATTAAATGTAGTATTTGTAGTTttggagttattattattagacaTCTCCAATCATTTTGTCTGCTTAAATCCTGGCCCTTTATTCCAGTCGACTGCAAGTTCACATTCAGTCAACAACCATGGATAAAAACTAAGTCTCTGCCtggcatttttttcttttacaacaATCGTTTCACTCAGATGCAcgtcaaaaaagaaaagatctgtCACTACTTTCAGCAcattggacaactttaaaatgatttaatttaaaaatatataatattgtttttaaatttaaattgaattacattttatttaaaatgtttaatttcaatataaatgttttaatttcaaaatacatttttatttactcaTCACTGCCAAATTTGACTGGTGTTTGACAGATGTTAATTTTGGAGGCTGACGGAGAGATTAGGCACGTAACAGCCTGCCAGACACGCTAGAGTATTGACAGCAGTCTGACGTGTCACAACCTTTCTCCAACCTTTGCATGGCTGTTAGTGGAGTCACACTAATGCTATAATACTAATAGATGAGGCTTAGCAGCAGACAACACACAGCAAGGATGATGATAATGAGACTGTCTTTCTGGCATTTGATCAATGAGCATCGTGTTCAGTGGGAGGAATGGGCCAATAGCTCAAAGCTCATGGGCAATCCACCCTGTTCCACTAAGATGCGCACACCATGGAAACGGCGGTGTTCTTTGATTACCTTTGCTCTGCGGCTCATTGCCGAAAGCCATTTAGAGATccatatttgtgtttttactcaTTGGCCAAATGGGTGGGGAACATGTTTAAGTCAGTATGAAATTGCTCTTTGTTGTACTGTGAAAGCTTAAGCAAACTTAAATAAGGAAAGTGAAATGGATGGTCCTGATCCAGATGAGGGGCAGCGAGAGGAAATAGCTCAATGGCAGTGAGGTTGAGTTCTCAGGGGGAGCTGAGGTGTGGGAAAACAATTTCACTTCTAGAATGAGAAATTGGACCGATTTAGCAAATCCAGGAAATGGGGAGAAGGCTTAAGCTTGTTATGTAATTCCCCTTCAGACACAGCCATTTTAGACTGCTTCGAGAGCACATTTTTCTGATAGCAAGTGATGAAATAAATATCACCCAGAGAGCGCTCAATCCCAGCCACTCTGTTTCTCTCTGAAGGTGCTGATCCGCAGGCGCCCCCTGCTGTACGTGGTAAGTCTGCTCATCCCGAGCATCTTCTTCATGGTGGTGGATGTCACCAGTTTCTATCTGCCTCCAAACAGTGGAACTCGCATCACTTTCAAGACCAGCATTCTCCTGGGCTTCACTGTAATCAGAGTCAATCTGATGGATGAAATCCCTGCCACAGCCATTAAAACACCCCTCATTGGTAGAGTACAGCCAGAGCTCTTCCTAATTACAATGTTCCCCCATTAACAACAGCAACCTAACCTTACTGACAAGAATGTCTGCTCTTTTTGCCACAGGGGTCTTCTTTGCTGTTTGCATGGCGCTGCTGGTGCTTAGTTTGTCATTGTCCATTTTTGTAGTGAAGCTTTTGCATTACAGTGAGAACGAAGTCAAGGAGATGTCCATGTCTGCTTGCTTGCTAGACAAATATGGCTCAATGGACCAGAGCTTTATCGAGAGCGCTTTCACTTCGATGAAGACACTGGATGATATGGACCAGTCTGGGGGTAGGAGAGAAAATATTATCCATTTATCATGTTGTTTACAGGTTCTATacgttaacattagttattcatttatttttcacagcattcatttgttaatgttaacagtACTAATACTGCATTGTTAACATTAAAGTAATACTGAataaactaatacatttcaaaacacagaaataaaaaatgattaatatattatatatatttaatatatatattataactaACAACCAAAAGTTTATTCATAAATTAACATCATCtagataaaaaacaacaactgtaaAGTATTGTTAATTTCATATTATCATTAAACTGTATTATTATTGCTGCAAAGCACTCAATCTTATAGAACATATAATAACATTAGGGTAtgcgaacaagaaaaaatgtagggtgggacatGATTTTGTGCGTTGGGAATTGATTgtatcattaaaggtgctaaagaggatcttttcgtcgactgagaaaccaaagactgttactgagtttttgaaatgagcgcatgcgtaagaacaacccccctccttcacagctcatttcgagggaacgcctcacaaaacttgtgcacaagtattggaacacgagtgtttaccaccggcattcgctgtgttgtgttagtggattcattatgtcagactcaccgcaggtaattcataatctgcagttgttattcctgtctcctgacaaaaacattgcatgcggcgcctgtggagtgtggaaagttactggagcgcgcagccgtgctcgtctctcacaaggaacatcacggcagtgattgacaagccagagggccaatcgtttacgcgatgatcgtgccagtaaacacatttcTAACACAACATCTGAAGGAGTGATGACAAATTTGACATCTCTCTCTTCTGACCAACATAAACAATCTCTCTATATTtttccctcttttggaaagtcatAAAAACTCTatcacagattttttattttgctattggAGCAAATGAACATACAAaaattctatttttatataaaaattataattatatcttCCATTCACCACCATAGAAGTTTACGTAACTACGACGACTTCTGCTTCTGAGAACCTCGGAAATGCAAAAAGGGTCCATACTCATCATTGTCCATAGCAATGCTGTATATTAGACCGCTCAGTGCTACTTTCATGCAAAAGTATTGACACATTGCAAATTCACAcactctttttttctgttgaagCAAGATAGGATATATGACCTCAGAGGACTTCAGTAGGCTATCAATATCACTGTAATATTGTTGCAATGTTCATCTTGTTGccttttttgaagctttatggTAATATACCTATAccttattaaattatatttaatttattgtacCTATAACAAACACAGCCATATACTATATCACATGCTTCTAAATggcttaaaggggacctattatgccccttttcacaagacgtaatataagtctctggtgtccccagaatgagTCTGTAAAcatcagctcaaaataccccacagatcatttattatagcttgtcaaatttgcccctatttgggtgtgagcaaaaacacgccgtttttgtgtgtccctttacatgcaaataagctgctgctcccggacgctttccaaaagagggcggagctttaataGCTCGCGCcacggttgctcaacaacaacaaagctggagaatctcacgcagccaaaatgacgattgtcagtaacagtgttcagccttatattgttcaaaccagagtcagacactgatggagagactcaggaagaagttacaacttttctgagtggttagtggataaatttgctgtggagttgattcaactcatccactagcttctgccgtcatgttaatcttttgtgcaaatccagcctTGAATTGTCCCTCGTTTGTGAGGCAGTCCAGCGTAAAAATGACGgtatggcaacaacactctactacaacaactcttcctcttctctaaagcagcccaacatggccttgagcttcgtaactttgcagatgttgtttatgctcaaacagcaacattacacactaactaaagttaaaaaagtgaaatcataatcaaggacccatTTAACATTTGTGTTCTCTTTGATTCAGGCTACGAGTCTGATCTGTCTCCAGAGCCAGACCTATTCTCCCTGACAGATGTCTCAAACAGTAACTCTCCACTGGAGAAAATCCTGCAGGAGGTGGTGTCTCTCAGACTGTACCTTCAGGAGGAGGACAGTGAGGGCAGTTCACAGTCCTACTGGGTGGAACTGTGCCTGAAAGTGGACAGGCTTCTCTTCTGCATGTACCTGGTACTTATGTTCATCTATGTTATGACTCTACTGCTGCTCTGGGGTACCTGGAGCTCTGCCTGAAAGTCTGAACGAGGTGGTAGGgcgggaaaaaaaaagagaacgaAAAAAAAACAGCGAAGGAGCGGTTGGAGAAAGTTAAAACAAAGTGATAGATTCCACAACTGTAGTTTCAGTTAAAGTATCAAATAATTAATTGCAATTGATGCCTACTGTTAACATTAATtcaaatgtgacaaaaaatgaacGGACAGTTTCCTAAGGAGATTACTGTAAATCATGTGAACTTTCTTTCAGATGTAAAAATCGTAATGACTAGCTGCAAGCAAGTATTCTTTATGTTGTATGTATTTGTATTGAATAGAATAAAGGAAAACAAATTATTGTgctaatttgtatttgtatattgTCTTTCTCTTCCACGCTtctaaatgttttcttttgattGTAGCACATTTCTCTGACATAAATCTACACTCATAAACATTATGTATGTTAATACTTTTTATGTTAATGATATCTATAGTTTTGAATGGAATATGTTTAAATGGAGATTCAaaaaattaaagctgaaatGTAGGATCTTAAGATGGTTTGATTACATAATGTAAACACATTTTACTATAACTGCTTTGCTAAAGTTTTTTAATGTTGCAAAACATAAACATGCTTGCAAAAATAAATAGTGCGTAAATAATTTGTATTGTCGTtctgctatttatttattgtgtaaaaacacgaatttttacacaaatgtaTAAATTTCAGACATTTTCAGACAATTTTAAACCTAAATATAATTTCagacattttcacattttttgtaaaaactatatatatatatatatatatatatatatatatatatatatatatatatatatatgttttttaatgttgCAAAACATAAACATGCTTGCAAAAATAAATAGTGCGTAAATAATTTGTATTGTCGTTCTGCTAAAActccaaataaataattttttttttttataaaatatataaaatttgtgtaaaaacacaaaaaatatatatatatatatatatatatatatatatatatatatatatatatatatatatatatatatatatatatatatatattgtttttacattttgttttaaaataactgttttctatatgaatatatttcacaaagtaatttattcctgtgatgcaaagctgaattttcagcatcgttactccagtcttcagtaaagacatttataatgttacaaaagattagatttcagataaacactgttcttttgaactttctattcatcaaataatcctgaaaaaaatattgtacacaaatattttgtacaattgtacacattaaatgtttcttgagcagcagatcagcatattagaatgatttctgaagtatcatgtgacactgaagactggagtaatgatgctgaaaattcagctttgccatcacaggaataaattactttgtgaaatatattcaaatagaaaacagttattttaaattgtaataatatttcacaatattacagttttttactgtatttttaattaaataaatgtagccttagtgagcagatgaaacttcttttaaaaacattaaaaatcttagtggttccaaacttttggactgtactgtatatatatatatatatatatatatatatatatatatatatatatatatatataaaatttgtgtaaaaactatttatttatttattgtgtaaaaacacaaatttatAAATTTCAGACATTTTCAGACAATTTTAAACCTAAATATAATTTCAGACATTTTCACCATTTATGTCCTGAATGATCCAAAAAATCATACTAATGAAAATACAGTGGAAAACTGTTTAAGGAAGTAATCGAAATCCTCTTGTAATTTTAactgatttttattaaattcaaacaatatttgaatacatttgacGACATATAAacttatataaacaaatgtaatttttaaggGCCAGATCAGGTAGCAGTACATCCTAAAAAATACATAAGAAGAGATTAAAGAGCATTCTTTGAAATATCACACATAACATATAATGAGAGTGAAGAACCCCTCCCTGCACTGTAACATTATCACATAATCAAGCTCCAGTTTCCTTACTGAAAAATAAACCACAATCACCTTCACGTCTCTATCACTACAGTACATTTTCATTACAGAGCTTCTCGGAGCTGCCTGTCCAGTcagaaaaaaaacccaaaaaacacATAATTCAATTCCTCATCAAAATTCTGATAATATTTTCCTGACGTAAATCTAATCACCCGCCTATTGCCTGGCTAATTAAGTCTCATCATGGCTGGGCGAAGTATTAGATAACAGTTTAATGCAGCAGTCTAAGTGCTCATGGAAATTGACTTGAACTTGGTGGTGAAATATGAGCCATGAAATGTCAAAAGTAGCTGTAATTCATATACGCCCTC includes the following:
- the htr3b gene encoding 5-hydroxytryptamine receptor 3B; this translates as MSPVLLLSLLLTVIPQAEVVPEKPKRSALNQLTRLLLRKYNCGVRPVQNWTKPTTIYIDLIIQSVLDVDGQTQKVTTSIWYRQIWNDEFLVWDPEEFDGITEISLSSDAIWVPDVIISEFVDVGKSPVIPYVYVNCSGTVKNYKPIQVVSACHLEIYAFPFDKQNCTLTFRSWLHSVSEVDLALWRPAEEIANDTREFMNDGEWELLSVPSRYWTLNLEGRDYAQIQFNVLIRRRPLLYVVSLLIPSIFFMVVDVTSFYLPPNSGTRITFKTSILLGFTVIRVNLMDEIPATAIKTPLIGVFFAVCMALLVLSLSLSIFVVKLLHYSENEVKEMSMSACLLDKYGSMDQSFIESAFTSMKTLDDMDQSGGYESDLSPEPDLFSLTDVSNSNSPLEKILQEVVSLRLYLQEEDSEGSSQSYWVELCLKVDRLLFCMYLVLMFIYVMTLLLLWGTWSSA